The Urbifossiella limnaea genome has a window encoding:
- a CDS encoding NAD(P)/FAD-dependent oxidoreductase, giving the protein MTPSEVDVVVIGGGPSGATCSTLLAKQGFRVELFEREHFPRFHIGESMIPDTYHGLKRTGLLDKMKGSHFVKKYSVQFVNQRGKLSEPFYFNEHKPHESSQTWQVRRSEFDKLNLDNARDNGVKVHEGARILEVLFEGTRAVGVRVKPEDGPEREVRSKVVVDASGQSTLIIDRFGLREWDPALKKAALWTYWKGAFRDPGKDEGATIVIQTEGKKGWFWYIPLHDDIVSVGVVADHDYLFKNRDTKDLEALYFEEVAKAPGVQPRIANAQRCDIFRVQKEYSYRATQAAGDGWCLVGDAFGFLDPLYSSGLLLALTSGTMAADCITEALRTGDTSAAQLRKWEPAYLQGMNRIRRLVCEFYDGLSFGRFVKKHPHLKGLVTDVLIGDVFKDDVDQLWPPMDELRAEQNLPAYAAV; this is encoded by the coding sequence ATGACTCCTTCCGAAGTCGATGTCGTCGTGATCGGCGGCGGCCCGTCCGGCGCCACCTGCTCGACGCTCCTGGCGAAGCAGGGCTTCCGCGTCGAGCTGTTCGAGCGCGAGCACTTCCCGCGCTTCCACATCGGCGAGTCCATGATCCCCGACACGTACCACGGGCTGAAGCGCACCGGGCTGCTGGACAAGATGAAGGGGAGCCACTTCGTCAAGAAGTACTCGGTGCAGTTCGTCAACCAGCGCGGCAAGCTGTCGGAGCCCTTCTACTTCAACGAGCACAAGCCGCACGAGTCGAGCCAGACGTGGCAGGTGCGGCGGAGCGAGTTCGACAAGCTCAACCTCGACAACGCCCGCGACAACGGTGTGAAGGTCCACGAGGGCGCCCGCATCCTGGAGGTGCTGTTCGAGGGCACCCGCGCCGTCGGCGTCCGCGTGAAGCCGGAGGACGGCCCGGAGCGCGAGGTGCGTTCGAAGGTGGTCGTGGACGCGAGCGGGCAGAGCACGCTCATCATCGACCGCTTCGGCCTCCGCGAGTGGGACCCGGCGCTGAAGAAGGCGGCGCTGTGGACGTACTGGAAGGGCGCCTTCCGCGACCCGGGCAAGGACGAGGGCGCCACCATCGTCATCCAGACGGAAGGCAAGAAGGGCTGGTTCTGGTACATCCCGCTCCACGACGACATCGTGAGCGTCGGGGTGGTGGCCGACCACGACTACCTGTTCAAGAACCGCGACACGAAGGACCTGGAGGCGCTGTACTTCGAGGAGGTTGCGAAGGCGCCGGGCGTGCAGCCGCGCATCGCCAACGCCCAGCGCTGCGACATCTTCCGCGTGCAGAAGGAGTACAGCTACCGCGCCACGCAGGCCGCCGGCGACGGCTGGTGCCTCGTCGGCGACGCCTTCGGCTTCCTCGACCCGCTGTACTCGTCGGGCCTGCTCCTGGCACTCACCAGCGGCACGATGGCGGCCGACTGCATCACCGAGGCGCTCCGTACGGGCGATACGAGCGCGGCGCAGCTGCGGAAGTGGGAGCCGGCTTACCTTCAAGGGATGAACCGCATCCGGCGGCTGGTGTGCGAGTTCTACGACGGCCTGAGCTTCGGGCGGTTCGTGAAGAAGCACCCGCACCTGAAGGGGCTCGTGACCGACGTGCTGATCGGCGACGTGTTCAAGGACGACGTGGACCAGCTGTGGCCGCCGATGGACGAGCTGCGTGCCGAGCAGAACCTCCCGGCGTACGCCGCCGTATGA
- a CDS encoding cation:proton antiporter, whose product MNSTLEMPVVRAARPAWVGPLVYVLMLAAGVGVFLLVRQVGASLAAPAAPANAISVSAPKAGQVDVVAHVLATLAAIVGLGFALGRLFRYLGQPPVIGEVIAGILLGPSLLGAISPDAMHLLIPAPADDPKGQVTAALRAVAQLGVVLYMFLVGLELNGAKLKGHAHAAVAISHASIVAPFALGLLLALPLYPRVSHAGVPFVSFALFMGVALSVTAFPVLARILADRGLDRTPAGVIALGCAAADDVTAWCLLALVVGVARAEVGSALGVIAGAAALIAVMFVVVGPLARWACRELDGMVKLPPAVIPILFVLVLLSALATELIGIHAVFGAFLLGAVIPHDSRVAREITRALKDVVTVLLLPAFFALAGLRTELGLLDSWASWGMCAGIILVATLGKFGGTYLAATFTGYDRRTAAALGAMMNTRGLMGLIVLDIGLSLGVISPTLFAMMVLMALATTLATAPALARLLPSDREAGSNLP is encoded by the coding sequence ATGAACTCGACCCTGGAAATGCCCGTCGTCCGCGCCGCCCGACCCGCCTGGGTCGGGCCGCTCGTCTACGTGCTGATGCTCGCGGCCGGCGTCGGCGTGTTTCTGCTCGTGCGGCAGGTCGGCGCTTCACTCGCCGCCCCCGCCGCGCCCGCAAATGCGATCTCCGTTTCGGCGCCGAAGGCGGGCCAGGTGGACGTGGTGGCGCACGTCCTCGCCACGCTCGCGGCGATCGTCGGCCTCGGGTTCGCGCTCGGCCGGCTGTTCCGCTACCTCGGCCAGCCCCCCGTCATCGGCGAGGTCATCGCCGGCATCCTGCTCGGGCCGTCGCTCCTCGGCGCGATCTCACCCGACGCCATGCACCTGCTGATCCCCGCGCCCGCCGACGACCCCAAAGGGCAGGTCACGGCCGCGCTGCGGGCCGTCGCGCAGCTCGGCGTGGTGCTGTACATGTTCCTCGTCGGCCTGGAGCTGAACGGGGCAAAGCTGAAGGGGCACGCGCACGCCGCTGTGGCCATCTCGCACGCCAGCATCGTCGCGCCGTTCGCCCTCGGCCTGCTGCTGGCGCTGCCGCTGTACCCGCGGGTGTCGCACGCCGGGGTGCCGTTCGTCAGCTTCGCGCTGTTCATGGGGGTGGCGCTGTCCGTCACGGCGTTCCCGGTGCTGGCGCGCATCCTCGCCGACCGCGGCCTCGACCGCACCCCCGCCGGCGTGATAGCCCTCGGCTGCGCCGCCGCCGACGACGTGACCGCGTGGTGCCTCCTGGCGCTGGTGGTCGGCGTGGCGCGCGCCGAAGTGGGGTCGGCCCTCGGCGTCATCGCCGGCGCGGCGGCGTTGATTGCGGTGATGTTCGTCGTGGTCGGCCCGTTGGCCCGCTGGGCGTGCCGCGAGCTCGACGGGATGGTGAAACTGCCTCCAGCCGTCATCCCGATCTTGTTCGTGCTGGTGCTGCTGAGTGCGCTGGCGACGGAACTGATCGGCATCCACGCGGTGTTCGGCGCGTTCCTGCTCGGGGCGGTGATCCCGCACGACAGCCGGGTGGCGCGCGAGATCACGCGGGCGTTGAAGGACGTGGTGACCGTGCTGCTGCTGCCGGCCTTCTTCGCCCTGGCCGGCCTCCGCACCGAGCTGGGCCTCCTCGACAGCTGGGCGAGCTGGGGGATGTGCGCCGGCATCATCCTCGTGGCGACGCTGGGGAAGTTCGGCGGCACATACCTGGCAGCGACGTTCACCGGCTACGACCGTCGGACCGCGGCGGCGCTCGGCGCGATGATGAACACCCGCGGCCTGATGGGGCTGATCGTGCTGGACATCGGTCTGAGCCTGGGGGTGATCTCCCCGACGCTGTTCGCCATGATGGTGCTGATGGCCCTGGCGACGACGCTGGCCACCGCGCCGGCCCTGGCGCGGCTGTTGCCTTCGGACCGTGAAGCCGGCTCGAACCTCCCGTAG
- a CDS encoding DUF5615 family PIN-like protein, which translates to MASDLRYFFDEHIANDAADALRADGADVLTIAEAGRASMPDPDQLRFATEDGRVVVTHDDDFLSHAADFLAAGEEFAGVAYCHQLKYQNNVRGLINALLLVNGVLTADDMRNHVEFL; encoded by the coding sequence GTGGCTAGTGATCTTCGCTACTTCTTCGATGAGCATATCGCCAACGATGCTGCTGACGCTCTCCGCGCAGATGGGGCAGACGTGCTCACTATTGCCGAAGCCGGGCGGGCAAGCATGCCTGACCCTGATCAACTTCGGTTTGCCACCGAGGACGGCCGTGTTGTCGTAACTCACGATGATGACTTTCTCTCGCACGCAGCAGACTTTCTCGCAGCTGGCGAGGAGTTTGCCGGTGTCGCCTACTGCCACCAGTTGAAATACCAGAATAATGTCCGTGGTCTCATCAACGCCCTACTCTTGGTCAATGGGGTGTTGACCGCCGACGACATGCGGAACCACGTCGAATTCCTCTAG
- a CDS encoding STAS domain-containing protein: protein MEHVGDATVFRFRRRSVFDEQSVNWFGENAFRVADTGAPPQIVFDFRNVTLVSSACLGKLLTLHRKVQAGGGWLKVINLRPEVAEVFRITRLDRLFGSDDDEGGSGVPARVRPPTPSDRGAVALPPPPPEPE from the coding sequence ATCGAGCACGTCGGCGACGCGACCGTCTTCCGCTTCCGCCGCCGGTCCGTCTTCGACGAGCAATCGGTCAACTGGTTCGGAGAGAACGCGTTCCGGGTCGCCGACACGGGCGCCCCGCCCCAGATCGTATTCGACTTCCGGAACGTGACGCTCGTCTCCAGCGCCTGCCTCGGCAAGCTCTTAACCCTCCACCGGAAGGTGCAAGCCGGCGGGGGGTGGTTGAAGGTCATCAACCTCCGCCCGGAGGTCGCGGAGGTCTTCCGGATCACCCGCCTCGACCGACTCTTCGGCAGCGACGACGACGAGGGCGGGTCGGGCGTTCCGGCGCGGGTCCGCCCGCCGACGCCGTCCGACCGTGGGGCGGTCGCGCTCCCGCCGCCCCCGCCCGAACCCGAGTGA
- a CDS encoding DciA family protein produces MTPPNYNGQRTPDKGPENIADILGRLFTSRGWGRKNDRLNLEAAWAAAAGADVAAQTKVLGIRRGVLEIEVRAGPLLQELAQYHKRALLGKLRPALPAVTLTDLKFRAGA; encoded by the coding sequence ATGACCCCCCCAAATTACAACGGACAACGGACACCGGACAAGGGTCCGGAGAACATCGCCGACATCCTCGGCCGGCTGTTCACGTCGCGCGGGTGGGGCCGGAAGAACGACCGGCTGAACCTCGAAGCCGCGTGGGCCGCCGCCGCCGGCGCGGACGTGGCGGCGCAGACGAAGGTGCTCGGGATCCGCCGCGGTGTGCTGGAGATCGAGGTGCGGGCCGGCCCGCTGTTGCAGGAGCTGGCGCAGTACCACAAGCGGGCGCTGCTCGGCAAGCTCCGCCCGGCGCTCCCCGCCGTGACGCTGACGGACCTGAAGTTCCGCGCGGGGGCGTGA
- a CDS encoding DNA gyrase subunit B, with protein MSTDAAAPTYDDKNIKTLKDAAHIRQNPGMYVGNTQSAGLHHLVYEVVANSVDEALVGYCKSIKVVLHKDGSISVADDGRGIPIGTKADTGRSALEEALTVAGTSGKFDNDAYRVSVGLHGMGAKAVNALSEWTEVEVRREGRVWKMEFEKGYATSKLQDLGPIPDGKTGTTITFKPDPDPEFFGTLTFEYDTLAERLREMAYLNKGLAIALGDERTGKSEHFQFEGGIAEYVTALNVGEVPVHAPVYIQRDVTYQSNDGKTLSVGVEVAFQYTQGEEKIERCFTNGAYNPMGGTHLSGFRAGVTRAVNAYGKKTNQFKDGIEIKGEDFREGLTSVVSLAHPDPLFESQTKVKLNNPEAEGIVSGVIYEALTDYLETHPKEATLICKKIVLAAEARIAARKAREAIKDRKNLLSGGGLPGKLFDCTTRDREKSELFLVEGDSAGGSAEGGRDRMFQAVLPLRGKVLNVEKARLEKLLKNNEIAALISAVGVDILNVEDISKVRYGKIIILTDADVDGQHIRTLLLTFFFRQMRKLVEDGHVYVSRPPLYKVVQKKETRFVQTREEMAKELLYRGTKDTGLVVTGDGRPGATTPRTVASDDLAKLLPVLTEAEAAVQSLERRGHTFESFVGRFKDGRFPGYHVRHGREEHLFYTAEEVAAYRTAQAAKLGRELVLADDLIAPADGAEAAPVDEAARYTLDEWHEVRALNRAAARLEKDYGFVPADLVPLPRLAGRDPAVRYVLERDGGRKELSHLRELVAEVRRLGEKGMVVTRFKGLGEMDPEELWETTLDPKHRTLLQVTVNDAQRAEELFRTLMGEEVEGRKAFIMDHKINNPEDIDYGA; from the coding sequence ATGAGCACCGACGCCGCCGCCCCGACCTACGACGACAAGAACATCAAGACCCTGAAGGACGCCGCCCACATCCGCCAGAACCCGGGGATGTACGTCGGCAACACCCAGTCCGCGGGGCTCCACCACCTCGTCTACGAGGTCGTCGCCAACTCCGTCGACGAGGCGCTCGTCGGCTACTGCAAGAGCATCAAGGTCGTCCTCCACAAGGACGGCTCCATCTCCGTCGCCGACGACGGCCGCGGCATCCCGATCGGCACCAAGGCCGACACCGGCCGCTCGGCGCTCGAGGAAGCCCTCACCGTCGCCGGCACCAGCGGCAAGTTCGACAACGACGCCTACCGCGTGTCCGTGGGCCTGCACGGCATGGGGGCGAAGGCCGTCAACGCGCTGTCGGAGTGGACCGAGGTCGAGGTCCGCCGCGAGGGGCGCGTCTGGAAGATGGAGTTCGAGAAGGGGTACGCCACCAGCAAGCTGCAAGACCTGGGGCCGATCCCCGACGGGAAGACCGGCACCACCATCACCTTCAAGCCCGACCCCGACCCCGAGTTCTTCGGCACGCTCACCTTCGAGTACGACACGCTCGCGGAGCGGCTGCGCGAGATGGCGTACCTCAACAAGGGGCTCGCCATCGCGCTCGGCGACGAGCGCACGGGCAAGAGCGAGCACTTCCAGTTCGAGGGCGGCATCGCCGAGTACGTCACCGCCCTGAACGTCGGCGAGGTGCCGGTGCACGCGCCGGTGTACATCCAGCGCGACGTGACCTACCAGAGCAACGACGGCAAGACGCTGTCGGTCGGCGTCGAGGTGGCGTTCCAGTACACGCAGGGCGAAGAGAAGATCGAGCGGTGCTTCACCAACGGGGCGTACAACCCGATGGGCGGCACGCACCTGTCGGGCTTCCGCGCCGGCGTCACCCGCGCGGTGAACGCCTACGGCAAGAAGACCAACCAGTTCAAGGACGGCATCGAGATCAAGGGCGAAGACTTTCGCGAGGGGCTCACCTCGGTCGTCAGCCTCGCCCACCCCGACCCGCTGTTCGAGTCGCAGACGAAGGTGAAGCTGAACAACCCGGAGGCCGAGGGGATCGTGTCCGGGGTGATCTACGAGGCGCTCACCGACTACCTGGAGACGCACCCGAAGGAGGCGACGCTGATCTGCAAGAAGATCGTGCTCGCCGCCGAGGCCCGCATCGCCGCCCGCAAGGCCCGCGAGGCGATCAAGGACCGCAAGAACCTCCTCTCGGGCGGCGGCCTCCCCGGCAAGCTGTTCGACTGCACCACCCGCGACCGCGAGAAGAGCGAGCTGTTCCTCGTCGAGGGCGACTCGGCCGGCGGCAGCGCCGAGGGCGGCCGCGACCGCATGTTCCAGGCCGTGCTGCCGCTGCGGGGCAAGGTGCTGAACGTCGAGAAGGCGCGGCTGGAGAAGCTGCTGAAGAACAACGAGATCGCGGCGCTGATCTCGGCCGTGGGCGTGGACATCCTCAACGTCGAGGACATCAGCAAGGTGCGGTACGGGAAGATCATCATCCTCACCGACGCCGACGTGGACGGCCAGCACATCCGCACCCTGCTGCTGACGTTCTTCTTCCGCCAGATGCGGAAGCTGGTCGAGGACGGGCACGTGTACGTGTCGCGGCCGCCGCTGTACAAGGTGGTGCAGAAGAAGGAGACGCGGTTCGTCCAGACCCGCGAGGAGATGGCGAAGGAGCTGCTGTACCGCGGCACGAAGGACACCGGGCTCGTGGTCACCGGCGACGGCCGGCCCGGCGCCACGACGCCGCGGACGGTGGCGAGCGACGACCTGGCGAAGCTGCTGCCGGTACTGACCGAGGCCGAGGCGGCAGTGCAGAGCCTGGAGCGCCGCGGGCACACGTTCGAGTCGTTCGTCGGCCGCTTCAAGGACGGCCGGTTCCCCGGCTACCACGTCCGCCACGGCCGCGAGGAGCACCTGTTCTACACGGCCGAGGAGGTCGCGGCGTACCGCACGGCACAGGCGGCGAAGCTCGGGCGGGAACTGGTGCTGGCCGACGACCTGATCGCCCCCGCCGACGGCGCGGAGGCCGCGCCGGTGGACGAGGCCGCGCGCTACACGCTGGACGAGTGGCACGAGGTGCGGGCGCTGAACCGGGCGGCGGCCCGGCTGGAGAAGGACTACGGGTTCGTGCCGGCGGACCTGGTGCCGCTGCCGCGGCTGGCCGGCCGCGACCCGGCGGTGCGGTACGTGCTGGAGCGCGACGGCGGCCGCAAGGAGCTGAGCCACCTGCGCGAGCTCGTAGCGGAGGTGCGGCGGCTCGGCGAGAAGGGGATGGTGGTGACGCGGTTCAAGGGGCTGGGCGAGATGGACCCCGAGGAGCTGTGGGAGACGACGCTCGACCCGAAGCACCGCACGCTGCTGCAGGTGACGGTGAACGACGCCCAGCGAGCGGAGGAGCTGTTCCGGACGCTGATGGGCGAGGAGGTGGAGGGCCGCAAGGCGTTCATCATGGACCACAAGATCAACAACCCCGAGGACATCGACTACGGGGCGTGA
- a CDS encoding DUF433 domain-containing protein, with product MLTVSTEHISKTPGVCGGKACIAGHRIRVMDVMIWHEMSGMTPAQIVEQYPTISVADVHAAIAYYLDHREEIEADIRRGHEVEEKYRQFWPSKVQAKLAKNSSYPKPSESQQAVQVIEIDILEIVARAVQEGLTPAQIAEKYPFLVGEQEGLTPAQIAEKYPILVAESMQAVLAFYRQHRVELDAERDELNRQDRIKSRWTSSLYATLQTGVETPEKRGG from the coding sequence ATGCTGACCGTGAGTACCGAACACATCTCGAAGACGCCGGGCGTGTGCGGCGGGAAAGCGTGCATCGCCGGCCACCGGATTCGCGTCATGGACGTGATGATCTGGCACGAGATGTCCGGGATGACGCCGGCCCAGATCGTCGAACAATACCCGACCATTAGCGTTGCCGACGTCCACGCCGCGATCGCATACTACCTCGACCACCGCGAGGAGATCGAGGCGGATATTCGTCGGGGACACGAGGTGGAGGAGAAGTACCGCCAGTTCTGGCCGTCGAAGGTTCAGGCCAAATTGGCCAAGAATTCTTCCTACCCGAAACCGAGCGAGTCGCAGCAAGCTGTTCAGGTGATAGAGATCGACATTCTGGAAATAGTCGCTCGTGCGGTGCAAGAGGGACTTACACCTGCTCAGATCGCTGAGAAGTATCCGTTCCTCGTGGGGGAGCAAGAGGGACTTACTCCCGCTCAGATCGCTGAGAAGTATCCGATTCTCGTAGCGGAGAGTATGCAGGCGGTACTGGCCTTTTACCGTCAACACCGCGTAGAGCTCGATGCCGAGCGGGATGAGCTTAATCGTCAAGACCGGATCAAATCGCGGTGGACCTCAAGTCTTTACGCCACATTGCAGACTGGGGTAGAGACTCCGGAGAAGCGCGGTGGCTAG
- a CDS encoding DOMON domain-containing protein: MPPIVPARFLVRVAHPCPYVKDVPTTGDDADHLVDLPDAARLDTFAALDGRADFADVRLAWNELGVAVQATVTGKQQAPSGDVSKPWASDGLTLWLDTRGDRTSHRASRTCHQFHLLPAGGGPDQEEPAVAQSKINRALQDAPLCNPADVPFRSAKVKGGYRLEAFLPATVLSGYDPEQHPRLGVYYVVRDHEKGDQFLAVNADFPVADDPSLWAVLELVK, encoded by the coding sequence GTGCCGCCGATTGTCCCCGCCCGGTTCCTCGTCCGCGTCGCCCACCCGTGCCCGTACGTCAAGGACGTGCCCACCACCGGGGACGACGCCGACCACCTCGTCGACCTGCCGGACGCCGCCCGCCTCGACACCTTCGCCGCGCTCGACGGCCGAGCCGACTTCGCCGACGTGCGCCTCGCGTGGAACGAACTCGGCGTCGCCGTGCAGGCCACGGTCACCGGCAAGCAGCAGGCGCCGAGCGGCGACGTGAGCAAGCCGTGGGCGTCGGACGGGCTCACCCTGTGGCTCGACACCCGCGGCGACCGCACCAGCCACCGGGCGAGCCGCACCTGCCACCAGTTCCACCTCCTGCCGGCCGGCGGCGGCCCCGACCAGGAGGAGCCCGCCGTCGCGCAGTCGAAGATCAACCGCGCGCTGCAGGATGCGCCGCTGTGCAACCCGGCCGACGTGCCGTTCCGCAGTGCGAAGGTGAAGGGCGGTTACCGCCTGGAGGCGTTCCTACCGGCGACCGTGCTGAGCGGCTACGACCCCGAGCAGCACCCGCGGCTCGGCGTGTACTACGTCGTGCGCGACCACGAGAAGGGCGACCAGTTCCTCGCCGTGAACGCCGACTTCCCCGTCGCCGACGACCCCTCGCTGTGGGCGGTGCTGGAGCTGGTGAAGTGA
- the nadA gene encoding quinolinate synthase NadA encodes MPAVLDDVSAEILDLKKQLGATILAHYYQDGDIQALADITGDSLKLAREATKVDSPVIVFCGVLFMAETAKMLNPTKTVLLPDLQAGCSLVDACPADKLAHYQDFLRANDRKFQTVCYINSSAKVKALSDWVVTSGNAVEVVRDKVPAGYEVLFVPDKHLGRYVGEVTGRDMILWDGSCMVHEIFSLTDLLKQQKEHPGAVTIAHPECPKNILDHADFVGGTEVMIRHVGTFQEPTTFLVATEPNMMWQLEQRYPRHTYLGVPGITCSCNACPHMARNTLEKIRDCMRNRAPEITWQPEFDKAREVLTRSLLNPPAPAPHPVGD; translated from the coding sequence ATGCCGGCCGTTCTCGACGACGTGTCCGCCGAAATCCTCGACCTCAAGAAGCAACTCGGCGCCACCATCCTGGCCCACTACTACCAGGACGGCGACATTCAGGCACTCGCCGACATCACCGGCGACAGCCTGAAGCTGGCCCGCGAGGCCACCAAGGTCGATTCGCCCGTCATCGTGTTCTGCGGCGTCCTGTTCATGGCCGAGACGGCCAAGATGCTCAACCCCACGAAGACGGTGCTCCTCCCGGACCTGCAAGCCGGGTGCAGCCTCGTGGACGCCTGCCCCGCGGACAAGCTCGCCCACTACCAGGACTTCCTCCGCGCGAACGACCGGAAGTTCCAGACCGTCTGCTACATCAACAGCTCGGCGAAGGTGAAAGCGCTGTCCGACTGGGTGGTGACGAGCGGCAACGCGGTGGAGGTGGTGCGCGACAAGGTGCCGGCGGGCTACGAGGTGCTGTTCGTGCCCGACAAGCACCTCGGCCGGTACGTCGGCGAGGTGACCGGCCGCGACATGATTCTGTGGGACGGCTCGTGCATGGTCCACGAGATCTTCAGCCTGACGGACCTGCTGAAGCAGCAGAAGGAGCACCCCGGCGCGGTGACGATCGCGCACCCGGAGTGCCCGAAGAACATCCTCGACCACGCGGACTTCGTCGGCGGCACGGAGGTGATGATCCGCCACGTCGGCACGTTCCAGGAGCCGACGACGTTCCTGGTGGCGACCGAGCCGAACATGATGTGGCAGCTGGAGCAGCGCTACCCGCGGCACACGTACCTGGGGGTGCCGGGCATCACGTGTTCGTGCAACGCCTGCCCGCACATGGCGCGGAACACGCTGGAGAAGATCCGCGACTGCATGCGGAACCGGGCGCCGGAGATCACGTGGCAGCCGGAGTTCGACAAGGCCCGCGAGGTGCTGACGCGGAGCCTGCTGAACCCGCCGGCGCCCGCGCCGCACCCCGTGGGGGACTGA
- a CDS encoding type II toxin-antitoxin system VapC family toxin gives MTYLLDTDSLSLAYIGHDIRVRMARVAPPDRIAVPVITRFEVLKGRIEAILKAADGPGALRMAERLRASEDYMAKFQVLPFDSNAGTEFDRMLANKALRKVGRADLLIASITLAHKATLVTRNLKDFTLVPGLAVENWAD, from the coding sequence ATGACATACCTCCTCGACACAGACTCTTTGAGCCTTGCCTACATCGGCCACGACATCCGGGTACGGATGGCGCGCGTAGCGCCACCGGACCGCATTGCCGTTCCCGTAATCACGCGGTTCGAAGTTCTTAAAGGCCGTATCGAGGCGATCCTGAAAGCCGCCGACGGCCCAGGCGCGCTCCGCATGGCCGAGCGGCTTCGAGCGTCGGAAGACTACATGGCCAAATTCCAGGTTCTTCCGTTCGACTCGAACGCGGGGACCGAGTTCGACCGCATGCTGGCCAACAAAGCGCTCCGGAAGGTCGGTCGCGCGGATCTGCTCATCGCCAGTATCACCCTCGCCCACAAGGCGACGCTCGTCACGCGCAACCTCAAGGACTTCACGCTCGTCCCCGGCCTCGCCGTCGAGAACTGGGCCGACTGA
- a CDS encoding helix-turn-helix domain-containing protein — translation MSTTTEPTTNGVAAPPLSPLDVLTLPQAAAYLQLPPDMLQAEATNRQLRGRRLGDEWRFVREDLVRWVRTDPVPPAIPDETEEEYQEFLATLARHRDEIDRYHGCGKYAPE, via the coding sequence ATGAGTACGACAACCGAACCGACCACGAACGGCGTTGCGGCGCCCCCGCTGTCGCCGCTAGACGTGTTGACCCTGCCTCAAGCGGCGGCTTACCTTCAGCTTCCACCTGACATGCTCCAGGCGGAAGCGACCAACAGGCAGCTTCGCGGACGGCGCCTGGGTGACGAGTGGCGTTTCGTCCGCGAAGACCTTGTCCGGTGGGTGCGGACCGACCCGGTGCCACCCGCCATCCCGGACGAAACCGAGGAGGAGTATCAGGAATTTCTGGCGACGCTCGCCCGACACCGGGACGAGATCGACCGCTACCACGGCTGCGGGAAGTACGCACCGGAATGA
- a CDS encoding MarR family winged helix-turn-helix transcriptional regulator codes for MHRFDSPEQEAFLNLWRTYDRLRALEDELFAGFELTPQLYNLLRLLKAARPAAVPTLALADRLVSRAPDVTRMLDKLEARGLVSRVRSVEDRRSVLVEVTDAGLALLARIAAPLRACHARQLGHLSPDDLERLTELLKAARAPHETSETWQ; via the coding sequence GTGCACCGGTTCGACAGCCCGGAGCAGGAGGCGTTCCTGAATCTGTGGCGGACCTACGACCGGCTGCGGGCGCTCGAGGACGAGCTGTTCGCCGGCTTCGAGCTGACGCCGCAGCTGTACAACCTGCTGCGGCTGCTCAAGGCCGCCCGCCCGGCCGCGGTGCCGACGCTCGCCCTCGCCGACCGCCTCGTCAGCCGGGCACCGGACGTGACGCGGATGCTCGACAAGCTGGAGGCGCGCGGCCTCGTGTCGCGCGTCCGCAGCGTCGAGGACCGCCGCTCGGTGCTGGTCGAAGTCACGGACGCCGGGCTGGCGCTGCTGGCCCGGATCGCGGCGCCGCTGCGGGCCTGCCACGCCCGCCAGCTCGGCCACCTTTCGCCGGACGACCTGGAGCGGCTAACGGAGCTGCTGAAGGCCGCCCGCGCCCCGCACGAAACCTCGGAGACCTGGCAATGA